The proteins below come from a single Nocardiopsis gilva YIM 90087 genomic window:
- a CDS encoding pore-forming ESAT-6 family protein, with product MSGNGRNSYDLGASQESQTNIHAVMSRLESLIGEHDVDVSKAMADFEATGVSDEYSEKELKWHNAGNEVRDIIRLVRETLETNDGTAQSTLGRASAAVQGI from the coding sequence ATGAGCGGCAACGGACGCAACAGCTACGACCTCGGCGCCTCGCAGGAGTCCCAGACCAACATCCACGCCGTCATGTCGCGGCTGGAATCCCTCATCGGTGAGCACGACGTCGACGTGAGCAAGGCGATGGCCGACTTCGAGGCCACTGGCGTCTCCGACGAGTACAGCGAGAAGGAACTGAAGTGGCACAACGCGGGCAATGAGGTCCGCGACATCATCCGGCTCGTCCGCGAGACCCTGGAGACCAACGACGGCACCGCCCAGTCCACGCTCGGCCGTGCCAGCGCAGCGGTCCAGGGCATCTGA
- a CDS encoding helix-turn-helix domain-containing protein: MADRYSPTVRRRRLSAELKRLREESKLTAEQVGERLGWSRGRLTNMELNKWKRPDPVIVRALANLYGCTSEVTEALVTLARQSREKGWWTRYDDVLTDAYVGFEAEASSISTYQSMVVHGLLQTPEYAAASARAGQSRSPHIIERIVQARQERQEILDREDAPKLWCVLDEAVLHRPAGGKEVMRDQIRRLLDVVEREENIKIQMLPLDQGLHQGTAGSFTILDFPESMDPSIVYIEVRTDGLYLDEQDEVEVHRDAWDDIRMRAMHPDATAERMALILKKYE, encoded by the coding sequence GTGGCAGACAGGTACAGCCCGACAGTCAGGCGGCGTCGGCTGTCTGCCGAATTGAAAAGATTGCGCGAGGAGTCAAAGCTGACGGCTGAGCAGGTCGGCGAGCGGCTGGGATGGTCCCGCGGGCGGCTCACCAACATGGAGCTGAACAAGTGGAAGCGTCCTGACCCCGTCATCGTTCGAGCGCTTGCGAACCTCTATGGCTGCACCTCGGAGGTCACCGAGGCATTGGTGACGCTGGCACGCCAGTCGAGGGAGAAGGGTTGGTGGACGCGCTATGACGACGTACTGACAGACGCGTATGTCGGCTTCGAGGCCGAAGCGTCTTCGATCTCGACGTATCAGTCCATGGTGGTACATGGACTGCTGCAGACGCCCGAGTATGCGGCCGCATCAGCAAGGGCTGGACAGTCGCGTTCACCGCACATCATCGAGCGCATTGTCCAGGCTCGACAGGAACGCCAGGAGATTCTTGATCGGGAGGATGCACCGAAGTTGTGGTGCGTCCTCGACGAGGCGGTGCTCCATAGACCTGCGGGCGGCAAAGAGGTCATGCGTGACCAGATCCGTCGGCTGCTAGATGTGGTTGAGCGCGAGGAGAACATCAAGATCCAGATGCTTCCCCTCGACCAAGGTCTTCACCAGGGCACTGCTGGTTCCTTCACGATCCTCGACTTCCCTGAGTCCATGGACCCCTCCATCGTCTACATCGAAGTCCGGACAGATGGCCTCTACCTGGACGAACAGGACGAGGTTGAAGTGCACCGAGACGCATGGGATGACATCCGGATGAGGGCCATGCACCCTGATGCCACGGCTGAGCGCATGGCGCTGATCCTGAAGAAGTACGAGTAG
- a CDS encoding MinD/ParA family ATP-binding protein — protein MSERTGRVEPPSVDAMTASDRHGDSLLRRFGRGIMLPFQPSDRTHSAVELGESLQQTITTSRRIVVSRPRAGAGESTVTALLATVFAHYRNDRVLTMDITPGSDALARRLGVRPESSLGDVERGESDPDSFEELRPYLTRVRDRLWMLPGVQNGRRGGVDGQTFHRTLLPLTRFFGVTLIDRGADVFDGFNRAAQASAHAHVLVAPATRDGAMSIARAFDWMTAHGNAALPADIVVVFVEQEPGEDPTFDAAGAADILRQSGAAVVRIGYDRHLAATAAFDPQRIAETTRTAATRIALEALRRAR, from the coding sequence ATGAGCGAGCGCACCGGGCGAGTGGAGCCGCCGAGCGTCGACGCGATGACGGCGTCGGACCGGCACGGGGACTCCCTGCTGCGGCGGTTCGGCCGGGGCATCATGCTGCCCTTCCAGCCCTCGGACCGAACCCACTCCGCTGTCGAACTCGGGGAGTCCCTGCAGCAGACCATCACCACCAGCCGCAGGATCGTGGTGAGCCGGCCGCGCGCCGGCGCGGGCGAGAGCACGGTGACCGCCCTACTCGCCACCGTCTTCGCCCACTACCGGAACGACCGCGTGCTCACCATGGACATCACCCCCGGCTCGGACGCGCTCGCGCGCCGCCTCGGCGTCCGGCCGGAGTCGTCCCTCGGCGACGTCGAGCGCGGCGAGAGCGATCCCGACTCTTTCGAGGAATTGCGTCCGTATCTGACCCGGGTGCGGGACCGGCTCTGGATGCTGCCCGGTGTTCAGAACGGGCGCCGCGGTGGTGTCGACGGCCAGACCTTCCACCGAACGCTGCTGCCTCTCACCCGGTTCTTCGGCGTCACGCTCATCGACCGCGGCGCCGACGTCTTCGACGGCTTCAACCGAGCCGCGCAGGCCAGCGCTCACGCCCATGTGCTGGTGGCCCCGGCCACCCGGGACGGGGCGATGAGCATCGCGCGCGCCTTCGACTGGATGACCGCCCACGGCAACGCGGCGCTCCCGGCCGACATCGTGGTCGTGTTCGTCGAGCAGGAGCCGGGTGAGGATCCGACCTTCGACGCCGCCGGAGCCGCCGATATCCTGCGCCAGAGCGGGGCGGCGGTCGTCCGGATCGGCTACGACCGACACCTCGCCGCAACCGCCGCGTTCGATCCGCAGCGGATCGCCGAGACCACCCGCACCGCCGCGACGCGCATCGCGCTTGAGGCCCTGCGCCGCGCCCGGTGA
- a CDS encoding EsaB/YukD family protein, with translation MTTWSRVTLVGERRRVDAVLPAEEPIGALMPELLRLLGDPVQNPAVPLHLMTAAGDFLDGGSTLSDKDIADGAVLRVVRADDPLPAPVVHEVPEAVGSALDGHKNLWGPGAARWTATAASLVLCLSIGGIVWSLTGAQTGVFSLAAIAVLLAATGAIVGPFWREPLGTALSVSGGAVAGLAVWAAADLFAWPEWARWGGLAAVAALLVVGLGLTSRLGRGGLVGGGVALMLALLWTGSATFGLTFARASILAAVACTVLLGLLLRIALTFSGLTMLDDRRSEGSVVASTDVRSALANAHNGMVVSTIAVAITAAVAGFGLTTHLNAWSAALAALLAVVVGSRSRMFPLITEKAPLLAATVAIVVSLAAAVSDSAPWGAAAAIGLLLASLAIPIVVLTTDPPAYVRARLRRITDRVEAVAIVVFIPVAIGAFGTYQRLLSTF, from the coding sequence ATGACCACGTGGAGCCGGGTGACCCTCGTCGGAGAGCGGCGCAGGGTCGACGCCGTCCTGCCCGCCGAGGAACCGATCGGCGCCCTCATGCCGGAGCTGCTCCGGCTCCTCGGCGACCCCGTGCAGAACCCGGCCGTCCCGCTCCACCTCATGACCGCCGCCGGTGACTTCCTCGACGGCGGATCCACCCTGTCTGACAAGGACATCGCGGACGGCGCCGTTCTCCGTGTCGTCCGCGCCGATGACCCCCTGCCCGCGCCCGTTGTGCACGAGGTCCCCGAGGCGGTGGGCTCCGCACTCGACGGACACAAGAATCTGTGGGGGCCGGGGGCGGCCCGGTGGACCGCCACCGCCGCGTCGCTGGTGCTCTGCCTGTCGATCGGTGGCATCGTCTGGAGCCTCACCGGCGCCCAGACGGGCGTGTTCTCCCTCGCGGCGATCGCGGTCCTGCTGGCGGCCACCGGCGCGATAGTCGGACCCTTCTGGCGCGAGCCGCTGGGCACAGCGCTCTCCGTCAGCGGCGGGGCCGTGGCGGGACTCGCCGTCTGGGCCGCCGCCGACCTGTTCGCCTGGCCCGAATGGGCACGCTGGGGCGGGCTCGCCGCCGTCGCCGCGCTCCTCGTCGTCGGCCTCGGCCTCACCTCCCGTCTCGGCCGCGGCGGCCTCGTCGGGGGCGGAGTCGCGCTGATGCTGGCCCTCCTGTGGACGGGTTCGGCGACCTTCGGCCTCACCTTCGCCCGCGCCTCCATCCTGGCCGCCGTCGCGTGCACCGTCCTCCTGGGCCTCCTCCTCAGGATCGCGCTGACTTTCTCAGGGCTGACGATGCTCGACGACCGGCGCAGCGAGGGTTCGGTGGTGGCCAGCACCGATGTGCGCAGCGCGCTGGCCAACGCCCACAACGGCATGGTCGTCTCGACCATCGCGGTCGCGATCACCGCGGCGGTGGCGGGCTTCGGCCTCACGACCCACCTGAATGCGTGGAGCGCCGCCCTGGCGGCGCTCCTCGCGGTCGTGGTGGGCAGCAGGTCACGGATGTTCCCCCTGATCACGGAGAAGGCGCCGCTGCTGGCGGCGACGGTGGCGATCGTGGTCAGCCTCGCCGCGGCCGTGAGCGACTCCGCGCCGTGGGGAGCCGCGGCCGCGATCGGCCTCCTCCTAGCGAGCCTGGCCATCCCCATCGTGGTGCTCACAACGGATCCGCCCGCCTATGTCCGGGCGCGCCTCCGCCGGATCACCGACCGCGTCGAGGCTGTGGCGATCGTCGTGTTCATCCCCGTGGCGATCGGGGCGTTCGGGACCTACCAGCGGCTCCTGTCCACCTTCTGA
- a CDS encoding sugar ABC transporter substrate-binding protein has protein sequence MRPNGIGGVHPDVDAAYAACGPPILGGIQAMKKRNPFSEDPLLVGFDAMPAESKAILAGDETASVAQFPQKMGTISVETAADAVRGKKVQERIDTGTEIVTKENAEKFTTFQ, from the coding sequence TTGCGGCCGAACGGCATCGGCGGCGTCCACCCCGACGTGGACGCCGCCTACGCCGCCTGCGGGCCGCCGATTCTGGGCGGGATCCAGGCGATGAAGAAGCGGAACCCGTTCAGCGAGGATCCGCTCCTGGTCGGGTTCGACGCCATGCCTGCGGAGTCGAAGGCCATCCTCGCAGGTGATGAGACTGCCAGCGTGGCGCAGTTCCCACAGAAGATGGGCACCATCTCGGTGGAGACCGCAGCGGACGCCGTCCGCGGTAAGAAGGTCCAAGAGCGCATCGATACCGGAACGGAGATCGTGACCAAGGAGAACGCCGAGAAGTTCACTACCTTCCAATAG
- a CDS encoding IS5 family transposase (programmed frameshift) has product MAILVSVSGRHELTDAEWALLAPLMPDNPPKGGQWADHRRVINAVLFRTRTGIPWRDLPERYGPWETAAGRHRRWCLDGTWQRIADRLRIDAATGEDLVVGIDSTSVRAHSHAAGAAKKGSGTGRSGRLGSTGTFPGGLTTKIHLIADQRRRPLVTATSPGQRGDAPMFEPLMVALHLPRSVGRPRTRPDRLLADKAYSSAAIRSHLSRRGIKATIAQPADQRANRRRRGSAGGRPPAFDRGAYRGRNTVERAINLLKQNRAVATRYDKRAAIYDGTVQLASIRIWLRDLTRSKNTA; this is encoded by the exons CTGGCAATCTTGGTGAGCGTGTCCGGCCGTCATGAACTCACCGATGCCGAGTGGGCCCTGCTCGCCCCGCTCATGCCCGACAACCCGCCCAAAGGCGGCCAATGGGCCGACCACCGCCGCGTCATCAACGCCGTGCTGTTCCGAACCCGCACCGGGATCCCCTGGCGTGACCTGCCCGAACGCTACGGCCCCTGGGAGACCGCGGCCGGGCGCCACCGCCGCTGGTGCCTGGACGGCACCTGGCAAAGGATCGCCGACCGGCTGCGCATCGACGCCGCCACCGGAGAAGACCTGGTGGTCGGCATCGACTCCACCAGCGTGCGCGCCCACTCCCACGCCGCCGGAGCCGCGAAAAAGGGAAGCGGTACGGGACGAAGCGGACGGCTCGGAAGCACTGGGACGTTCCCGGGCGGGCTGACCACCAAGATCCACCTGATCGCCGACCAGCGCAGGCGGCCGCTGGTGACCGCGACCAGCCCCGGCCAGCGCGGTGACGCGCCCATGTTCGAGCCGCTGATGGTCGCCCTGCACCTGCCCCGCTCGGTCGGGCGCCCCCGGACCAGGCCCGACCGGCTGCTCGCGGACAAGGCCTACTCCTCAGCGGCGATCCGCTCCCACCTGAGCAGGCGCGGTATCAAGGCGACCATTGCCCAGCCCGCCGACCAGCGGGCCAATCGCAGGCGCAGGGGATCGGCGGGCGGTCGGCCCC CGGCTTTCGACCGGGGTGCCTACCGCGGCCGCAACACTGTAGAACGGGCGATCAACCTGCTCAAGCAGAACCGGGCCGTGGCCACCAGGTACGACAAGCGCGCCGCGATCTACG
- a CDS encoding DUF397 domain-containing protein, with protein sequence MNETPKFRKSTYSATANDCVEVADLHGGAAVRDSKNASRGHIAFPSDEWRAFLSDVKRDRL encoded by the coding sequence GTGAACGAGACCCCGAAGTTCCGAAAATCCACCTATAGCGCAACCGCGAACGACTGCGTCGAGGTAGCTGATCTTCATGGAGGCGCCGCCGTCCGCGATTCCAAGAACGCTAGTCGCGGACACATCGCGTTCCCCAGCGACGAGTGGCGTGCTTTCCTGTCCGATGTGAAGCGCGACCGCCTCTAG
- a CDS encoding TNT domain-containing protein gives MARDYDSQLLESTAVRRKRLREAVFFGPQRTRRRLDENIGKIIASLVVSAVICAGTVGWSFLQNHLKSQKEQQEQQAAGPNAATAPLPADWIGAEVTFPMLRKELDRAHVPPDLYVLPGDDRPDPATASSYYLLTKEGADGYSIGIVEFAQGRTGAEFRTEDEAARWLYLELVTGAADPRVLSDEEEQKASEQTSELATSVREKIDGRAGTPSRVTLEPGQVVDAYGQESGSLFFPDGTPFAERGLPGTVRNDADAYHRYQVAYPFQAQASLTGGEGVRFRVTADGFAQPPQLPSIRWLVANGYLEPVAAAGHLPSDRPSSPAPRPSPTPSTPAPPSPSDDGRN, from the coding sequence ATGGCACGCGACTACGACAGTCAGCTGCTGGAGTCGACCGCCGTGCGCCGCAAGCGACTCCGCGAAGCCGTGTTCTTCGGCCCCCAGCGCACCCGCCGACGCCTCGACGAGAACATCGGAAAGATCATTGCCAGCCTGGTCGTATCCGCTGTCATCTGCGCGGGCACGGTCGGCTGGTCGTTCCTGCAGAACCACCTCAAAAGCCAGAAGGAACAGCAGGAGCAGCAGGCGGCCGGTCCCAACGCCGCGACCGCGCCCCTCCCCGCCGACTGGATCGGTGCCGAGGTCACCTTCCCGATGCTGCGGAAGGAGCTCGACCGGGCCCACGTGCCCCCGGACCTCTACGTCCTCCCCGGCGACGACCGCCCCGACCCGGCCACTGCTTCCAGCTACTACCTGCTGACCAAGGAAGGCGCCGACGGCTACTCCATCGGCATCGTCGAGTTCGCGCAGGGACGCACCGGCGCCGAGTTCCGCACAGAGGACGAGGCCGCACGCTGGCTGTACCTGGAGCTGGTGACGGGCGCCGCCGACCCCCGCGTGCTCAGCGACGAGGAGGAGCAGAAGGCCTCCGAGCAGACCTCCGAACTCGCCACGTCCGTCCGGGAGAAGATCGATGGGCGAGCTGGCACCCCGAGTCGCGTGACCCTTGAGCCGGGCCAGGTGGTGGACGCCTACGGCCAGGAGAGCGGCTCCCTGTTCTTCCCCGACGGCACGCCCTTCGCCGAGCGTGGCCTCCCCGGAACCGTCCGGAATGACGCAGACGCCTACCACCGCTACCAGGTCGCCTACCCCTTCCAGGCGCAGGCGTCTCTCACCGGGGGCGAGGGCGTACGCTTCCGCGTCACCGCCGACGGATTCGCCCAGCCGCCGCAGCTGCCGAGTATTCGCTGGCTGGTCGCCAATGGATACCTTGAGCCCGTCGCGGCGGCCGGCCACCTCCCGAGCGACCGGCCTTCTTCTCCCGCTCCCCGGCCTTCCCCCACCCCGTCCACGCCCGCCCCACCTTCTCCTTCCGATGACGGCCGGAACTGA